The Ornithorhynchus anatinus isolate Pmale09 chromosome 1, mOrnAna1.pri.v4, whole genome shotgun sequence genome includes a window with the following:
- the EFCAB11 gene encoding EF-hand calcium-binding domain-containing protein 11 isoform X3 codes for MVTAMAASAPQSLSSARRKWVQVFKVCDEGNKGYLSREDFKVAVVMLFGYKPLKMEIDLVITSEKQNTSGILLEEFLDFIKKRKAAQLHYDEIRQIFTAFDRKYHGFLTLDDFKKAFGQVAPKLSERIVLEAFRCIRI; via the exons ATGGTTACGGCCATGGCGGCCTCCGCCCCCCAAAGCCTTTCCTCCGCCCGAAGGAAATGGGTGCAA GTATTTAAAGTGTGTGATGAAGGAAACAAAGGATATTTAAGCAGAGAAGACTTCAAAGTTGCTGTGGTAATGCTGTTTGGCTACAAACCCTTGAAG ATGGAAATAGATTTAGTGATTACTTCGGAGAAGCAAAACACATCAG GCATACTACTTGAAGAATTTTTAGACTTCATCAAGAAAAGGAAGGCAGCCCAACTACATTACGATGAAATAAGGCAGATCTTTACAGCTTTTGACAGGAAGT ATCATGGGTTTTTAACTTTGGATGATTTCAAAAAAGCATTTGGACAAGTTGCTCCCAAGCTATCTGAAAGAATTGTACTGGAAGCATTCAG